The Candidatus Manganitrophus noduliformans genome includes a window with the following:
- the fabF gene encoding beta-ketoacyl-ACP synthase II: protein MSRRVVVTGLGAVTPLGVGVEKTWKALLSGESGVGRITRFDPTDYPCQIAAQVNDFNPADYIDGKEIKKMDTFIHYAMAGGQMAMDDSGLKVTPENAERVGVYVGSGIGGLNAIEAWHKVLLEKGPKRVTPFFIPMSIINLAPGQLAIRFGAKGPNSCAVTACATGNNCIGDAFRMIQRGDADVMIAGGTEAAITPLSVAGFSSSRALSTRNDDPKRASRPFDKDRDGFVLGEGSGILVLEELESARRRGARIYAEIVGYGMSADAYHITAPSEEGEGAARCMRLALKDAEIQPGEVGYINAHATSTMADAIETRAMKTVFGEAIGRIPISATKSMTGHLLGAAGGIEAVFSILAIRDGILPPTINLDNPDPLCDLDYVPHQARKADVNVALSNSFGFGGTNATIIFRKYQEN from the coding sequence CTGAGTAGAAGGGTTGTCGTGACCGGTTTGGGGGCAGTCACCCCGCTGGGCGTTGGCGTGGAGAAAACATGGAAGGCCCTCCTTTCTGGAGAATCGGGTGTCGGTCGAATTACCCGATTCGATCCCACCGACTATCCCTGCCAAATCGCGGCCCAGGTCAATGATTTCAACCCGGCCGATTATATCGACGGGAAAGAGATCAAGAAGATGGACACCTTCATCCACTACGCGATGGCCGGCGGACAGATGGCGATGGACGATTCCGGCTTGAAGGTGACCCCCGAAAATGCGGAACGGGTCGGCGTCTACGTCGGATCGGGCATCGGCGGGCTCAACGCGATCGAAGCCTGGCACAAGGTCCTTCTCGAAAAAGGCCCCAAGCGGGTTACCCCTTTCTTTATTCCGATGTCGATCATCAATCTCGCCCCGGGCCAGCTCGCCATCCGGTTCGGCGCCAAGGGGCCGAATTCCTGCGCGGTGACCGCCTGCGCCACCGGCAACAACTGCATCGGGGACGCCTTTCGAATGATCCAGCGCGGGGACGCCGATGTCATGATCGCCGGCGGAACCGAAGCGGCGATCACCCCTCTCTCCGTCGCGGGTTTTTCTTCCTCCCGCGCCCTCTCCACACGAAACGATGATCCCAAGCGGGCCAGCCGCCCGTTCGACAAAGATCGGGACGGGTTCGTCCTCGGCGAGGGCTCCGGCATCCTTGTCTTGGAGGAACTTGAAAGTGCGCGTCGCCGCGGCGCCCGCATTTACGCCGAGATCGTCGGATACGGCATGTCGGCCGATGCATATCACATCACCGCGCCTTCGGAAGAGGGAGAAGGGGCGGCGCGCTGCATGCGGCTCGCCTTGAAAGACGCCGAGATTCAGCCGGGCGAGGTCGGCTATATCAACGCCCACGCCACCTCCACCATGGCCGATGCGATCGAAACGAGGGCAATGAAAACGGTCTTCGGCGAGGCGATCGGCCGCATTCCGATCAGCGCCACCAAATCGATGACCGGCCATCTTCTCGGCGCCGCCGGCGGGATCGAAGCGGTCTTCAGCATTCTTGCCATCCGGGACGGCATTCTTCCCCCGACGATCAACCTCGACAATCCCGATCCCCTCTGTGATCTCGACTACGTCCCCCATCAGGCGCGGAAGGCCGATGTGAATGTGGCCCTCTCCAACTCCTTCGGCTTCGGCGGAACGAATGCCACGATCATTTTCCGAAAGTATCAGGAAAACTAA
- a CDS encoding AbiJ-NTD4 domain-containing protein: MASFSEKIGVVKPNRTLQVTSINEALRNSLWNLFLDLYEDDRSRYWKRVADYTAKCFRKVPKDELPSRDYDSRTWVKEYFYSLEWYRVYDFIEFLVHNHRNMTAESYGVHTSYHRFDTSQLISVINAILERELSGFRFIQGELAPITNPVEIAEIDDAVEASRKKGLHGAREHICTAVRLLSKKPDPDYRNAIKEAISAVESVAKQITGSDTATLDAALKQLSSKMELHGALKAGFLNLYGFTSDESGIRHAILDQPTVGFVEAKYMTVVCSAFVNYLIVKADGAGLLK, translated from the coding sequence ATGGCTAGCTTTTCAGAAAAGATTGGAGTTGTAAAACCCAATCGGACCCTTCAGGTAACCTCTATAAATGAGGCTCTCCGCAATTCACTGTGGAATCTTTTTCTTGACCTGTACGAAGATGACCGGTCTCGTTATTGGAAACGAGTTGCTGATTACACCGCGAAGTGTTTTAGGAAGGTGCCAAAAGATGAATTGCCTTCTCGTGATTACGACAGTCGGACATGGGTCAAGGAGTACTTCTACTCACTAGAGTGGTATAGGGTATATGATTTCATCGAATTTCTTGTCCACAATCACCGCAATATGACTGCCGAATCCTATGGTGTTCATACTTCCTACCACCGCTTCGATACTAGTCAACTCATTTCTGTAATAAATGCCATCTTGGAGCGTGAGCTTTCTGGGTTTCGTTTCATTCAAGGAGAGCTTGCACCGATCACAAATCCGGTCGAAATAGCAGAAATTGATGACGCCGTTGAGGCTTCCAGGAAAAAAGGACTTCATGGTGCACGAGAACATATTTGTACCGCTGTTAGGCTTCTATCCAAAAAGCCCGACCCTGATTATCGTAACGCAATTAAAGAAGCCATCAGTGCTGTTGAGTCCGTGGCCAAACAAATTACAGGCTCAGATACAGCAACACTTGACGCTGCATTGAAGCAACTTTCATCTAAAATGGAGCTTCATGGTGCCCTTAAGGCTGGTTTTTTGAATCTCTACGGATTTACAAGTGACGAAAGTGGTATACGACATGCCATTCTGGATCAACCGACAGTAGGTTTTGTGGAGGCGAAATATATGACTGTCGTATGCTCTGCATTTGTGAACTATCTAATTGTAAAGGCAGATGGTGCAGGTTTGTTGAAGTAA
- a CDS encoding HPP family protein has translation MLGGQAKQWNRSREAGQSEQVQVLVPDRRSHLIDLGLSAVGAAIGIAIALWLVANEQSPFLLASLGGTTVFLFALGHTEPAQPRALFGGHLGGAFIGILCYQLFGDALWVSVLAVVLTMIYMVTTRTIHPPAGANPLFMVHNHADFMVLLNPVGAGVLALFLVAMFWSRLRPGKEYPVKWW, from the coding sequence ATGTTGGGTGGGCAGGCCAAGCAGTGGAATCGGAGCCGCGAAGCGGGACAGTCTGAACAGGTACAGGTCCTTGTTCCCGATCGTCGGAGTCACCTCATCGACCTCGGTTTATCTGCGGTCGGCGCCGCGATCGGCATTGCAATTGCGCTCTGGCTGGTCGCCAATGAGCAGTCTCCCTTCCTCCTCGCCTCCCTCGGCGGAACCACCGTCTTTCTCTTCGCGTTGGGCCACACCGAGCCGGCGCAGCCGCGCGCCCTCTTCGGCGGACATCTCGGAGGGGCCTTCATCGGCATTCTCTGTTATCAGCTGTTCGGCGATGCCCTTTGGGTCTCCGTGCTCGCCGTCGTCCTGACGATGATCTACATGGTGACCACCCGAACGATCCATCCCCCCGCCGGGGCCAATCCGTTGTTCATGGTGCACAATCACGCCGATTTTATGGTTCTCCTCAATCCGGTCGGCGCCGGGGTTCTGGCGCTCTTTCTGGTTGCGATGTTTTGGAGCCGCCTCCGGCCTGGGAAGGAATATCCGGTGAAGTGGTGGTGA
- the rnc gene encoding ribonuclease III: MSPSDLSALQQRLAYTFQMTERLRQAVTHKSYINETKDKTVEDNERFEFLGDAVLDLIISEALVARFPNAPEGDLSKMKSRVVSEGTLARIAKEIDLGRYLYLGKGEERTLGREKSSLLADALEALIAAVYLDGGLSPVREVVMREFEPALQELTRPEMTADYKTELQERCQKEFESLPLYQVIRETGPDHQKLFEVEIRIQNTPYATATGRSKKEAEQRAAQIALDKLRKGWPPPAD, from the coding sequence ATGTCCCCTTCAGACCTCTCCGCGCTTCAGCAACGGCTCGCATATACCTTCCAGATGACGGAGCGGCTCCGGCAAGCGGTCACCCACAAATCGTACATCAACGAAACGAAAGACAAGACGGTCGAGGACAACGAGCGGTTTGAATTTCTGGGCGACGCGGTTCTCGATTTGATCATCAGCGAAGCGCTCGTCGCCCGCTTTCCGAACGCCCCGGAGGGGGATCTCTCCAAAATGAAGTCGCGGGTGGTCAGCGAGGGGACGCTCGCCCGGATCGCTAAAGAGATCGATCTGGGACGATATCTCTATCTCGGAAAAGGGGAGGAGCGGACCCTCGGCCGGGAGAAGAGCTCGCTTTTGGCCGATGCGCTCGAAGCGTTGATCGCCGCGGTTTATCTTGACGGCGGCCTCTCTCCGGTGCGGGAGGTCGTGATGCGGGAATTCGAGCCGGCGCTTCAAGAACTGACTCGCCCTGAAATGACGGCCGACTACAAGACCGAGCTTCAAGAGCGTTGCCAAAAAGAATTCGAATCGCTCCCCCTCTATCAGGTGATCCGAGAAACCGGTCCCGACCATCAAAAGCTCTTCGAAGTGGAGATCCGGATTCAGAACACCCCCTACGCCACCGCCACCGGTCGGAGCAAGAAGGAAGCGGAGCAGCGGGCGGCGCAGATCGCGCTCGATAAGTTGAGGAAGGGCTGGCCGCCCCCGGCCGATTAA
- a CDS encoding M23 family metallopeptidase — MSAPNLEIKVEPVESGKAVYLPLAATTATGKTMVKIVLRLRIKNNNGRGMVKVNKIQFSFPGSSHAAANMQGVNMDGSLDLAAGAAAYWSNGRVDLDPDPDVDDFINNAVYLNTPAPSQIKISVSCKDFTDPATVTMSLAPHKSPTPEGAYRFPYAAGELRKDEYYQTDAVHWANGGAKGTQIFAHDIGVVGWDPKAKKWSSLLPGGASSKNEDYRIYNKPLRAVADGEVEEWFDGMDDNTVLGEFPDPTPSPGAGNNIWIRHGTELVKYAHLKKGSIPAELMKKGARVHEGQMIGRVGNTGNSTNPHTHIECVRDSTSGPLRPLPFRAGWVVDRSKLKPPGAKGPWFALRGHGISKEAVSIWPASTYPGFPVPTVGISMQGDWANSYWISPDLAGFQQKAQALFDDHGRRLIRIATFVENGNRRWVGISRAGTWASRWWISNNLSSFLAKAQEMFDTQGLRLIQAGSYLEGTQRKWFGIARGGDWASRLIVKPDLGSFSKEAQKLFDENGLRLIYVTTYVEGGKRKWFGISRSGDWANRWWISPDFGSFRTKSQDLFDNEGKRLVHVTTYVERSQRRWVGISRSGDWANRWYFRSDLDSFNLEAQRLFDEEKLRLIHVEMLE, encoded by the coding sequence ATGAGCGCTCCAAACCTCGAAATCAAAGTGGAACCGGTCGAATCCGGCAAAGCCGTCTACCTTCCCCTCGCGGCGACAACAGCGACCGGAAAAACAATGGTGAAGATCGTCCTCCGCCTGCGGATCAAAAACAACAATGGACGCGGCATGGTCAAGGTGAACAAGATCCAGTTTTCCTTCCCCGGCTCCTCGCATGCCGCGGCGAACATGCAGGGGGTGAACATGGACGGCAGCCTCGACCTTGCCGCCGGCGCGGCCGCCTATTGGTCGAACGGGCGGGTCGATCTCGACCCCGATCCGGATGTCGATGACTTCATCAACAACGCTGTCTACCTGAACACGCCGGCGCCGTCGCAGATCAAAATTTCGGTGAGCTGCAAGGACTTCACCGATCCGGCGACGGTGACGATGTCGCTGGCCCCTCACAAGAGCCCGACCCCCGAAGGGGCTTACCGGTTTCCCTATGCGGCGGGAGAGCTTCGGAAGGATGAGTATTATCAGACCGACGCGGTCCACTGGGCCAACGGCGGGGCGAAGGGGACGCAGATCTTCGCCCACGACATCGGCGTGGTCGGCTGGGACCCCAAGGCGAAAAAATGGTCGAGCCTCCTTCCGGGAGGCGCGTCGTCGAAGAATGAAGATTATCGGATCTATAACAAACCGCTTCGCGCCGTGGCGGACGGCGAGGTGGAAGAGTGGTTCGACGGCATGGACGACAACACCGTCCTCGGCGAGTTTCCCGATCCGACGCCGAGCCCGGGCGCGGGGAACAACATCTGGATCCGGCACGGTACGGAGCTGGTGAAATATGCGCACCTTAAAAAGGGGAGCATCCCCGCCGAGCTCATGAAAAAGGGGGCGCGGGTGCATGAAGGCCAGATGATCGGGCGGGTCGGCAACACGGGGAACTCCACCAACCCGCACACCCACATCGAGTGCGTGAGAGATTCGACGTCGGGGCCGCTCCGGCCGCTCCCGTTCCGGGCCGGATGGGTGGTCGACCGGAGCAAGCTGAAGCCGCCCGGGGCGAAGGGGCCGTGGTTTGCGCTGCGGGGCCACGGCATCTCGAAAGAGGCCGTCTCGATCTGGCCGGCGTCGACCTATCCCGGATTCCCGGTGCCGACCGTCGGGATTTCGATGCAGGGGGACTGGGCGAACTCCTACTGGATCAGCCCGGACCTGGCCGGCTTCCAGCAGAAGGCGCAGGCGCTGTTCGATGATCATGGACGGCGGCTGATCCGGATTGCGACCTTTGTCGAAAACGGGAACCGGCGGTGGGTCGGAATCTCGCGCGCCGGGACCTGGGCCAGCCGGTGGTGGATCAGCAACAATCTCTCCTCGTTTCTGGCGAAGGCCCAGGAGATGTTCGATACACAAGGTTTGCGTCTGATCCAGGCCGGCAGTTACCTTGAAGGGACGCAGCGGAAGTGGTTCGGGATTGCGCGGGGAGGGGACTGGGCGAGCCGGCTGATCGTCAAGCCGGACCTCGGAAGCTTCTCGAAGGAGGCGCAGAAGCTCTTCGACGAGAACGGCCTCCGATTAATCTATGTCACGACCTATGTCGAGGGAGGGAAGCGGAAATGGTTCGGCATCTCCCGCTCCGGCGATTGGGCGAACCGCTGGTGGATCAGTCCCGACTTCGGCAGCTTCCGGACGAAGTCGCAAGACCTCTTCGACAACGAGGGGAAGCGGCTGGTGCATGTGACGACCTACGTCGAGAGAAGCCAGCGGCGGTGGGTGGGGATCTCCCGCTCCGGCGATTGGGCGAACCGCTGGTACTTCCGGAGCGATCTCGACTCCTTCAACCTCGAGGCCCAGCGGCTGTTTGATGAGGAGAAGCTCCGGCTGATTCACGTTGAGATGCTGGAGTAG
- a CDS encoding thiolase C-terminal domain-containing protein — protein MARRVAILGYGTTPFRARWIDKSYYELAFDAAKAALKDAGLSHDQIESAVYGIYNDLFQRQFMPDVYVHDYLGLGLKPSLRVTTGGATGGAAVHTGFAQIASGLYDIVLVLGVEKCSDAFDPQLKSSTPEVLKGIIYSADMTFEAPLGLTPAASYALPTVAHMEKYGSPTELQMAKVSVKNHKNAFDNPFAQRPERITVEDVLRSKKICHPFKFYDNCLYSEGASALILVSEKIAKKAKRPVAWITGVGASTDMAFTGNRPDYAEFGSSIAAGKAVYKMAKIRNPRKELDFAELHDAFTSAEILSYEAFGFCKPGEGGRLIDDGVTEMEGDLPVNPSGGLIGCGHAVGATGVMQMGEAALQVTRRAGKRQVKGAKRGLVQGIGGPATSWTFAFIVEGE, from the coding sequence GTGGCGCGTCGCGTCGCAATTCTCGGTTATGGAACCACCCCCTTTCGAGCCCGCTGGATAGATAAGAGCTATTATGAGCTGGCGTTCGACGCCGCCAAGGCCGCCTTAAAAGATGCCGGTCTCTCCCACGATCAGATCGAATCGGCCGTTTACGGGATCTACAACGATCTTTTCCAGCGGCAGTTCATGCCCGATGTCTACGTCCATGACTATCTCGGCCTCGGCCTCAAACCGTCGCTCCGCGTCACCACCGGCGGGGCGACCGGCGGAGCCGCCGTCCACACCGGCTTCGCGCAGATCGCCTCCGGCCTCTATGACATCGTCCTCGTTCTCGGCGTCGAGAAATGCTCCGACGCCTTCGACCCCCAATTAAAAAGCAGCACGCCGGAAGTCTTGAAGGGGATCATCTACTCCGCCGACATGACTTTCGAGGCGCCGCTGGGGTTGACCCCCGCCGCCTCCTACGCGCTCCCGACCGTCGCCCACATGGAAAAATACGGCAGCCCGACCGAACTGCAGATGGCGAAGGTCTCCGTCAAAAATCATAAAAACGCCTTCGACAATCCTTTTGCTCAGCGTCCGGAGCGGATCACCGTCGAAGATGTCCTCCGGTCGAAAAAGATCTGCCACCCGTTCAAATTCTACGACAACTGCCTCTACTCGGAAGGGGCTTCGGCGCTGATCCTCGTCTCGGAGAAAATTGCAAAAAAGGCGAAGCGGCCGGTCGCCTGGATCACCGGCGTCGGCGCTTCGACTGACATGGCCTTCACCGGGAACCGGCCCGACTACGCCGAGTTCGGCTCATCGATCGCGGCAGGGAAGGCGGTTTACAAGATGGCCAAGATCAGAAACCCAAGAAAGGAGCTCGACTTCGCCGAGCTACACGATGCCTTTACCTCCGCCGAGATTCTTTCTTATGAAGCCTTCGGTTTCTGTAAACCGGGGGAGGGAGGCCGGCTGATCGACGACGGGGTGACCGAGATGGAGGGCGATCTCCCGGTCAACCCGAGCGGCGGGCTGATCGGCTGCGGCCATGCGGTCGGCGCCACCGGCGTGATGCAGATGGGCGAAGCAGCGCTCCAGGTGACCCGCCGGGCGGGGAAACGTCAGGTCAAAGGGGCGAAGCGAGGCTTGGTTCAGGGAATCGGGGGACCGGCGACTTCGTGGACCTTTGCTTTCATTGTCGAGGGAGAATAA
- a CDS encoding fused DSP-PTPase phosphatase/NAD kinase-like protein — protein MAAGARIGKRIRGLFLLWGAIVLLVTGCATRPATPPTRSGPQPCDTCIEGVSNFSKVSPLLWRGAQPTEAGFRNLEAAGAKTIISLREHHDDLPLLEETKLNYLRIPMDAWNPEEAELVLFLTQLERLLKDPDSAPVFVHCAEGKDRTGYSIAAYRMLFENWTAEDAIHEMFDFRFNTVWFRNPGFLKRLDIERVRKRMQRAP, from the coding sequence GTGGCGGCTGGAGCACGCATCGGAAAACGGATAAGAGGACTTTTCCTCCTCTGGGGCGCGATTGTCCTCCTCGTGACGGGATGTGCGACGCGCCCCGCCACGCCGCCGACCCGGAGCGGGCCGCAGCCTTGCGACACCTGCATCGAAGGGGTTTCCAATTTTTCAAAAGTCTCTCCCCTGCTCTGGCGGGGAGCGCAGCCGACCGAAGCGGGATTCCGAAACCTCGAAGCCGCCGGAGCGAAGACGATCATCTCCCTTCGCGAGCACCATGACGATCTTCCGCTGTTGGAAGAGACGAAGCTCAATTACCTGCGTATCCCGATGGATGCCTGGAACCCCGAAGAGGCGGAGCTGGTTCTGTTCTTGACGCAGCTTGAGAGATTATTGAAAGATCCCGACAGCGCGCCGGTCTTCGTTCACTGCGCCGAGGGGAAAGACCGAACCGGGTACAGCATCGCCGCTTACCGGATGCTCTTCGAGAACTGGACCGCTGAGGATGCCATTCATGAGATGTTCGATTTTCGCTTCAACACCGTCTGGTTTCGCAATCCCGGTTTTCTTAAGCGCCTGGATATTGAACGGGTTCGAAAGCGGATGCAACGGGCGCCTTAA
- a CDS encoding eCIS core domain-containing protein, giving the protein MRTFSQKQNPSHRSVSPSLAPSNHRTDPIPHLQRTLGNQAVQRFIQRKLTVNTPGDRYEQEADHIADQVMRTSASPCACGASCPKCKQNGSGPLQMKRAHEHDSGNRTAPPVVNEVITSPGQPLDLSTRQFMESRFGHDFSGVRVHADAKASDSARQIEALAYTAGRDIVFAAGRYEPATAAGRHLLAHELAHVVQQTGGGSGAIQRQPDPSMESDFQLSPFRPTDLRENASPLLASALGSTTIDRFPTGSAKIPKEGEDALRYAARQILYFIRTYPLSTVHIAGHTDRVGKDEKNLTLGQDRADVVKAFLEGEGVPAGLLSTESKGESEPVVPTKNEQPEPRNRRVNVFFRVQKSNISFGIDYTLKPPERPTFEKPTVIFPPKLPPGYDPNQRRIPYRDPAETEWWDRAKENQRIIDEIDRKYPRKNKSLSEAAIDVLMDEIFKPILKELPISDDLRKKAEGGIRKGLEAGSEKACEAVIDATGAGSSEKEALKAACKAALKQKPAETGKK; this is encoded by the coding sequence ATGCGAACCTTTAGTCAAAAGCAGAATCCCTCTCATCGATCAGTTTCTCCCAGTCTCGCTCCGTCGAATCATCGCACCGATCCAATTCCACACCTGCAGCGTACCCTCGGCAACCAAGCGGTCCAACGGTTCATTCAACGAAAGTTGACGGTCAACACGCCGGGAGACCGCTACGAGCAGGAAGCGGATCACATCGCCGATCAGGTGATGCGGACGTCTGCGTCTCCTTGCGCCTGCGGCGCATCATGCCCCAAGTGCAAACAAAATGGGAGCGGGCCACTGCAGATGAAGCGGGCTCACGAACACGATTCCGGCAATAGGACCGCCCCGCCTGTCGTAAACGAGGTGATCACCTCCCCCGGCCAGCCGCTCGATTTGAGCACCCGTCAATTTATGGAATCCCGCTTCGGCCATGACTTCAGCGGGGTGCGGGTGCACGCCGATGCCAAGGCGTCCGACTCCGCCCGGCAGATCGAGGCCCTTGCTTACACGGCCGGGAGAGACATCGTCTTTGCCGCCGGCCGCTACGAACCGGCAACGGCGGCGGGACGGCATCTGCTCGCCCACGAGCTGGCCCATGTTGTCCAACAGACCGGCGGGGGGAGCGGAGCGATTCAACGTCAGCCGGATCCTTCGATGGAGAGCGATTTTCAACTTTCCCCCTTCCGGCCGACCGATCTGCGGGAGAATGCGTCGCCCCTGCTGGCGAGCGCCCTCGGATCGACGACCATCGATCGCTTCCCGACCGGCAGCGCCAAAATTCCAAAAGAGGGCGAGGATGCGCTCCGTTACGCCGCGCGGCAGATTCTCTATTTCATTCGCACGTATCCTCTTTCTACCGTCCACATCGCCGGCCACACCGACCGGGTCGGGAAAGACGAGAAGAATCTCACCCTGGGACAAGATCGGGCCGATGTGGTGAAAGCCTTTCTGGAGGGGGAAGGGGTTCCCGCCGGCCTGCTCAGCACCGAGAGCAAAGGAGAGAGCGAGCCGGTGGTGCCGACCAAGAATGAGCAGCCCGAGCCACGCAACCGGCGGGTGAACGTCTTCTTTCGGGTGCAGAAAAGCAATATCTCATTCGGCATCGATTATACTCTCAAGCCGCCCGAGCGGCCCACGTTCGAAAAGCCTACTGTCATCTTCCCGCCGAAGCTGCCGCCCGGTTACGACCCGAATCAACGGAGAATCCCGTACCGCGATCCGGCCGAGACCGAGTGGTGGGATCGCGCCAAAGAGAACCAGCGCATCATCGATGAGATTGACCGAAAATATCCGAGAAAGAATAAAAGCCTCAGCGAAGCGGCGATCGATGTGCTGATGGATGAAATATTCAAGCCGATCCTGAAAGAGCTGCCGATTTCCGACGATTTGCGCAAGAAGGCCGAAGGGGGCATTCGGAAAGGGCTGGAAGCCGGCAGCGAGAAGGCGTGCGAGGCGGTGATCGATGCAACGGGCGCCGGAAGCAGCGAGAAAGAGGCGCTCAAGGCGGCGTGCAAAGCGGCGCTCAAGCAAAAGCCGGCTGAGACCGGGAAAAAATAG
- the acpP gene encoding acyl carrier protein, whose product MAVEERVKKIISEQLGLEDEDVTPEASFVEDLGADSLDTVELVMAFEEEFGIEIPDEDAEKILTVQNAIDYIKEKV is encoded by the coding sequence TTGGCAGTCGAAGAGCGTGTTAAAAAAATTATTTCGGAGCAGTTGGGTCTGGAAGATGAGGATGTGACTCCGGAAGCCTCCTTCGTCGAGGATCTCGGGGCCGACTCTTTGGATACCGTTGAACTGGTGATGGCGTTCGAAGAGGAGTTCGGGATTGAAATTCCGGACGAAGATGCGGAGAAAATCCTCACCGTTCAGAATGCAATCGACTACATCAAAGAGAAAGTATAG
- a CDS encoding SIR2 family protein, with the protein MKSSPKRRIPSGESPSEEHAINEDMPTEVAFFLGAGASVAAGVPHTFGFVEEFIGSLSERQREFVQCIKAILEKWGLNQNPVRLVDIELLLESLQRLANKEQDLLLPFFEENKLRLPKDFDANSLLKDLRNFIKSKVIVEVQAINYLGPLRGFIQEFHPLDIYSANYDTCIELFCTENKLVYRDGFDEAWNPKVFNDPDTDVRLFKIHGSIMWYGSDRGRYLKIPVMFTKDDSSIELLTRERVQHLMLYPAQKYEYVEPLFELLLEMKHRLLFCKTLFVIGYSFRDDHIRRIFWDIARSNREFHIVLISPNAWEIYQTRLKTYDGVIASSLEGRVICLPYLFEKVLSALKNEIFNSIRSSRASAEKRKQAEISGSNIDWSEGLLQAARGGDNEVLYQILEKLSQVYKEGVIKRTYLNNEQIFESAFLGIIHAAGNNDNNMIPHFWGKIREVILSIIGDLKVDVNPLASRLYINLMSGGSIATVVILINKVQNLIIARQQWMKEPQALAFLTDILSDLGQV; encoded by the coding sequence ATGAAATCTTCTCCAAAGAGAAGGATCCCGTCTGGAGAATCTCCGAGCGAAGAGCATGCAATTAATGAAGATATGCCGACTGAAGTTGCTTTCTTCCTTGGTGCTGGTGCATCTGTTGCAGCCGGTGTACCGCACACTTTTGGTTTCGTGGAGGAATTTATTGGTTCTCTAAGCGAAAGGCAGAGAGAGTTTGTACAATGCATCAAAGCTATATTAGAAAAATGGGGACTTAATCAAAATCCGGTAAGACTGGTAGACATAGAACTTTTACTTGAAAGTTTGCAGCGTTTAGCTAACAAGGAACAAGATCTTCTGTTACCTTTTTTCGAAGAAAATAAGTTACGTCTCCCGAAAGATTTTGACGCAAATTCTTTACTAAAGGATCTACGGAATTTTATTAAATCAAAGGTAATTGTTGAAGTGCAAGCAATAAATTATCTAGGACCATTGCGTGGATTCATCCAAGAGTTTCATCCTTTAGATATTTATTCAGCAAATTATGATACTTGTATCGAGTTGTTCTGCACTGAGAATAAGTTAGTGTATAGAGATGGTTTTGACGAAGCTTGGAATCCGAAAGTGTTTAATGATCCGGATACGGATGTTCGCCTTTTTAAGATTCACGGTTCTATTATGTGGTATGGAAGTGATCGAGGACGATATCTTAAGATACCTGTAATGTTCACGAAAGATGATTCTTCTATTGAACTTTTAACAAGAGAACGTGTACAACACCTCATGCTATACCCAGCTCAAAAGTACGAATATGTTGAGCCCCTCTTTGAGTTATTGTTGGAAATGAAACACCGGTTATTATTCTGTAAAACCCTATTTGTTATTGGTTACTCTTTTAGGGATGATCACATTAGAAGAATATTTTGGGATATTGCGAGAAGTAATAGAGAATTCCATATAGTACTAATTAGCCCGAACGCGTGGGAGATATATCAGACTCGGTTGAAAACATATGATGGAGTAATAGCATCATCTTTAGAGGGAAGGGTTATCTGTTTGCCGTATCTCTTTGAAAAGGTTTTGTCTGCATTAAAGAATGAAATCTTTAACAGTATTAGATCCTCGCGTGCCTCTGCAGAAAAAAGGAAACAAGCGGAAATATCTGGGTCAAATATAGACTGGTCAGAAGGTCTACTACAAGCAGCTAGAGGTGGTGATAATGAAGTACTCTATCAAATTCTAGAAAAGCTTTCCCAAGTTTATAAAGAGGGGGTTATAAAAAGAACTTATCTCAATAATGAGCAGATATTTGAAAGTGCCTTTCTAGGAATCATTCATGCTGCTGGGAACAATGACAATAATATGATCCCACACTTCTGGGGGAAAATCCGAGAGGTTATTCTATCGATCATAGGTGACTTAAAAGTTGATGTAAATCCTCTTGCTTCTAGGTTGTACATTAATTTAATGTCTGGCGGGAGTATTGCGACGGTTGTAATTCTGATTAACAAAGTACAAAACCTAATTATTGCGAGGCAACAATGGATGAAAGAACCACAGGCTCTAGCTTTTTTAACAGATATTTTGTCTGATCTTGGGCAAGTATAA